One region of Drosophila subobscura isolate 14011-0131.10 chromosome J, UCBerk_Dsub_1.0, whole genome shotgun sequence genomic DNA includes:
- the LOC117893288 gene encoding general transcription factor IIE subunit 2 encodes MDPALLREREAFKKRAMATPTVEKKAKPDRPQPPPPSDDAKRKMRPPTAPKLDSSSYKTMSGSSQYRFGVLAKIVKFMRTRHQDGDDHPLQIEEILDETNQLDIGQSVKNWLSGEALNNNPKIEVSPCGTKFSFKPVYKIKDGKTLMRLLKQHDLKGLGGILMEDVQESLPHCEKVLKNRAAEILFIIRPIDKKKILFYNDRTANFSVDDEFQKLWRSATVDAMDDAKIDEYLEKQGIRSMQDHGLKKPVPKRKKAANKKRQFKKPRDNEHLADVLEIYEDNTLTLKGVNPT; translated from the exons atGGATCCAGCGCTGCTTCGCGAACGCGAGGCCTTTAAAAAACGGGCAATGGCCACGCCCAC CGTTGAGAAGAAAGCAAAGCCAGATAGACCtcagccaccgccgcccagcGATGacgccaaaaggaaaatgcgtCCGCCAACAGCTCCAAAGCTGGATTCATCTTC GTACAAAACCATGTCTGGCAGCTCGCAGTACCGCTTTGGAGTGCTGGCCAAGATAGTGAAGTTTATGCGCACCCGTCACCAGGACGGTGACGATCATCCACTGCAGATTGAGGAAATTCTAGACGAGACCAACCAACTGGATATTGGCCAATCTGTTAAAAAT TGGCTATCTGGCGAAGCGCTAAACAACAACCCAAAGATTGAAGTCAGCCCGTGTGGCACAAAGTTTAGCTTCAAGCCCGTCTACAAAATCAAGGATGGCAAAACTCTGATGCGACTGCTGAAGCAACATGATTTGAAGGGCCTGGGCGGCATTCTGATGGAGGATGTGCAGGAGTCCCTGCCGCATTGCGAGAAAGTCTTGAAAAATCGTGCAGCAGAAATACTTTTTATTATCAGACCCATTGACAAGAagaaaattttattttacaacgATCGAACGGCCAATTTTTCG GTGGATGATGAATTCCAAAAGCTCTGGCGCTCGGCTACTGTTGATGCCATGGACGATGCCAAAATTGACGAGTATCTCGAGAAGCAAG GTATACGTTCCATGCAAGATCATGGCCTCAAGAAACCTGTTCCAAAACGCAAGAAGGCTGCCAACAAGAAGCGACAATTCAAGAAGCCCAGAGACAACGAGCATTTGGCTGATGTGCTGGAAATCTACGAGGATAATACCCTAACACTGAAGGGCGTGAATCCTACATAG
- the LOC117894112 gene encoding transmembrane protein 50A — MGVLENVKDWFTSDTSRNKNSSLIAGLLFFAGWWILIDAMSSDGGHQITTGYVFIGIFGTISFCMVNAVKGEHISEDNSSESGARLAKLWLLVGFVMGFASIIAAIWVMIDDFINNDKKEAWLGVALLLQNVFILFASLVYKFGRNEEEWNE, encoded by the exons ATGGGCGTGTTAGAGAATGTCAAGGACTGGTTCACATCAGACACATCCAGGAATAAGAATTCTTCGCTTATAGCTGGCCTATTG ttttttgcaGGATGGTGGATCCTAATCGATGCCATGTCTTCCGACGGCGGTCACCAAATTACCACAGGATATGTCTTCATAGGCATATTCGGCACCATCAGCTTCTGTATGGTGAATGCAGTCAAAGGGGAGCAT ATTTCCGAAGATAACTCGTCGGAGTCCGGGGCCAGGCTTGCCAAACTTTGGCTACTGGTTGGCTTCGTGATGGGCTTCGCCTCCATCATAGCTGCCATTTGGGTGATGATTGACGATTTCATCAACAATG ATAAGAAAGAGGCCTGGCTAGGCGTCGCCCTGCTTCTACAGAATGTCTTCATATTGTTCGCCAGTTTGGTCTACAAGTTCGGGCGCAACGAGGAGGAGTGGAACGAATAA
- the LOC117894104 gene encoding chitooligosaccharidolytic beta-N-acetylglucosaminidase produces the protein MKGTALPVALLLLLAAIIAPTTAHTSEDLVYGYECRAGLCRKVELSEENFSKAISLPVCRLFCGSSIGTLWPKPTGAVRLDTLMRQVDISFIDFNVTGIARKEKLWKAAENRWMDMVDAKIPDRKILTRGGYRLTVNINTPDDVAPTKLTLDTDESYRLDVDTDPSGHVVASIAASNFFGARHGLETLSQLIVYDDIRREVQVTANASISDAPAFKWRGLLLDTSRNYYSVKAIKRTLDGMALVKLNTFHWHITDSHSFPLEVRKRPELYKLGAYSPRQVYTQRTVAEVVEYGRVRGIRVMPEFDAPAHVGEGWQHKNMTACFNAQPWKDFCVEPPCGQLDPTADGLYDVLEDIYSEMWELFSPDVFHMGGDEVSTSCWNSSLPIRQWMKAQGWGLETADFMRLWGHFQTEALKRVDTVANGTQTPIILWTSHLTEEPFIDEYLNPERYIIQIWTTGGDPKVKKILERGFKLIVSNYDALYFDCGGAGWVTDGNNWCSPYIGWQKVYDNTMSAIAGDYEHHVLGAEAAIWSEQIDEHTLDNRFWPRGSALAERLWSNPTESWKQAESRLLLHRERLVENGLGAEALQPQWCLQNERECPIDAYDAQA, from the exons ATGAAGGGGACTGCACTACCagtggccctgctgctgctcctggcggCCATTATTGCACCcacaacagcacacacatctGA AGACCTGGTCTATGGCTATGAATGCCGCGCTGGACTGTGCCGCAAGGTGGAGCTGAGCGAGGAGAACTTCTCCAAGGCAATCTCGCTGCCCGTCTGCCGGCTCTTCTGCGGCAGTTCGATTGGCACGCTGTGGCCCAAGCCCACGGGAGCGGTTCGTCTCGATACACTGATGCGGCAAGTGGACATCTCGTTCATTGACTTCAATGTTACGGGCATCGCACGCAAGGAAAAGCTATGGAAGGCAGCCGAAAATCGTTGGATGGACATGGTTGATGCCAAGATTCCCGATCGCAAGATCCTCACAAGGGGCGGCTATCGACTCACCGTCAACATCAACACGCCGGATGATGTGGCTCCGACCAAACTTACCCTGGACACTGATGAAAGCTATCGTCTAGACGTAGACACCGATCCGTCCGGCCATGTGGTGGCCAGCATAGCTGCGAGCAACTTCTTTGGTGCCCGGCATGGCCTGGAGACACTCTCCCAACTGATTGTCTACGATGACATAAGGCGCGAGGTGCAGGTGACGGCCAACGCTTCCATCAGCGATGCTCCCGCGTTCAAGTGGcgcggcctgctgctggacacCTCTCGCAATTACTACTCCGTGAAGGCAATCAAGCGAACTCTGG ACGGCATGGCCCTGGTCAAGCTAAACACCTTTCACTGGCACATCACGGACTCTCACAGCTTCCCCCTGGAGGTGCGTAAGCGGCCAGAGCTCTACAAGCTGGGTGCCTACTCGCCCCGCCAGGTGTACACCCAGCGCACTGTGGCCGAGGTCGTGGAGTACGGTCGCGTGCGTGGTATCCGCGTGATGCCAGAGTTCGACGCCCCAGCGCACGTGGGCGAGGGCTGGCAGCACAAGAACATGACGGCCTGCTTCAATGCTCAGCCCTGGAAGGATTTCTGCGTGGAACCGCCTTGCGGACAGCTGGATCCCACTGCGGATGGGCTCTATGATGTGCTAGAGGACATTTATAGCGAGATGTGGGAGCTGTTCAGCCCAGATGTTTTCCACATGGGCGGCGACGAAGTGtccaccagctgctggaaCAGCAGTCTGCCCATCCGTCAATGGATGAAGGCTCAAGGCTGGGGCCTCGAGACTGCGGACTTCATGCGCCTGTGGGGACACTTCCAGACCGAGGCCCTCAAGCGGGTGGACACTGTGGCCAATGGAACACAAACGCCCATCATTCTGTGGACCAGTCACCTCACGGAGGAGCCCTTTATCGATGAGTACTTGAATCCGGAGCGTTATATTATCCAGATCTGGACAACGGGCGGCGATCCAAAGGTGAAGAAGATACTGGAGCGTGGCTTCAAGTTAATTGTCTCCAACTACGACGCCCTCTACTTTGACTGTGGCGGAGCTGGATGGGTGACCGATGGGAACAACTGGTGCTCTCCCTACATTGGCTGGCAGAAGGTGTACGACAACACCATGTCGGCGATTGCCGGCGACTATGAGCATCATGTGTTGGGCGCCGAGGCAGCCATTTGGTCGGAGCAAATCGATGAGCATACGCTGGACAACCGCTTCTGGCCGCGTGGCAGTGCCCTGGCCGAGCGTCTCTGGTCGAATCCCACCGAGAGCTGGAAACAGGCGGAGtcgcgtctgctgctgcaccgcgAGCGGTTGGTGGAGAACGGCCTGGGAGCCGAGGCCCTGCAGCCCCAGTGGTGTCTGCAGAATGAGCGCGAATGCCCCATTGACGCGTATGATGCACAAGCTTGA
- the LOC117894108 gene encoding uncharacterized protein LOC117894108 gives MKKTVEESSSESDELVAENSEESEDESEPDLAASSTESDEDDSEQSSNDEETATPTKSRAEIIEEKIQNKYDKLKGRRLFVRFPQKLPEDEQEFQAKVKSLHPLVSKSTKPRQKHARFCLVEFKSQEDRDKACGDIKTSIETDAAFKGIFVSLPKTDSDEFVNSLVTKQQLSVENKRTKSLMKREAKKGLRKGNFTSSVVITNLPKTSSVVQVRQLFENAVDIQIKPGKGKFREFSAATVTLPTTFDARKAIKQDLSLGGTKLQLRFNTKEQKRKPKDKLKRKAGNGEVPKTPKKLKKLEAN, from the coding sequence atgaagaaaacGGTGGAAGAAAGTTCTTCAGAATCGGACGAGCTCGTTGCCGAAAACTCTGAGGAGTCTGAAGACGAAAGCGAGCCGGATTTGGCAGCCAGCTCCACGGAATCCGATGAAGACGACTCGGAGCAATCTTCCAACGATGAGGAGACAGCCACACCAACCAAGAGCCGAGCAGAGATTATTGAAGAAAAGATCCAGAACAAGTATGATAAACTTAAGGGCAGGCGcctttttgttcgctttccACAGAAGTTACCAGAAGACGAGCAGGAGTTCCAGGCCAAGGTCAAGTCCCTCCACCCTCTGGTATCCAAATCGACAAAGCCGCGCCAAAAGCACGCTCGTTTTTGTCTGGTTGAGTTCAAATCACAGGAAGATCGCGATAAAGCTTGCGGAGATATCAAAACATCTATAGAAACTGATGCTGCGTTCAAGGGGATCTTCGTCTCTCTACCGAAGACCGATTCGGATGAGTTTGTGAATTCACTTGTGACCAAACAACAGCTTTCGGTGGAGAACAAGAGGACCAAGTCCCTAATGAAGCGTGAAGCGAAAAAGGGCCTACGCAAGGGCAACTTCACATCGTCCGTCGTCATCACGAACCTGCCCAAGACGAGCTCCGTGGTGCAGGTGCGCCAGTTGTTCGAGAATGCAGTTGACATTCAAATAAAGCCGGGCAAGGGCAAGTTCCGTGAGTTTAGTGCAGCGACCGTAACCCTACCCACCACATTCGATGCACGCAAGGCCATCAAACAGGACCTCAGTCTGGGCGGCACCAAGCTGCAGCTACGCTTCAACACCAAAGAGCAGAAGCGCAAGCCGAAGGATAAGCTCAAGCGCAAAGCAGGAAACGGGGAAGTCCCGAAAACACCGAAAAAGTTGAAGAAACTTGAGGCAAACTAG